One part of the Methylobacterium terrae genome encodes these proteins:
- a CDS encoding glycosyltransferase family 2 protein: MTGQTVSPAAPTHAPLRAPLRASLRLGRGRLVARDFARVRLEFGVEALSLDVADLGLGARWVSIAFKDENHGAFSRVELSAVAEGTDGPQGTSLSERAFGHGRFTWLGRLPAGTTSLRLAPMLGEPALSIAEFTVTVRSRLALVGRAALRRPVLTAKALFWRAVGKRVRSQHRLARALVPPGLTGYDTWVRHFDSLSEADRARIAAEVAQWRDPPLISVVMPVYDPGPKVLEEALRSVRDQLYPHWELCIADDASTDPAVPRLLARAASEDPRIRVERRPENGHIAAATNTALGLARGAYVAFMDHDDVLPAHALYEVGKAIRREPDLDLIYSDEDKIDATGRRFEPHFKGDWNPELLYGQNYLNHLTVVRRSLVEAVGGLRPGFEGSQDHDLLLRLSDRLDPARVRHLPVILYHWRTAIGSGTFSDAFLARAEAARLRALEELVARRGWPHRVERGPLGFNRLVRALPDPAPRVSVIIPTKDRAELLRVVLDGLLTGTDYPDIEVVVVDNGSTEPPALALLEEAAADPRVRVLSRPGPFNFSGLSNDGAAAASGPLLLFLNNDIEIAEPGWMTEMASIAVEPAVGAVGAKLSYPDGTLQHGGVVLGVGGVAGHSHPDIGPDDPGYFGRMVIAQEVSAVTGACLMMRREVFEAVGRFDAECLAVAFNDIDLCLRVRKAGYSVIWTPHAALTHHESKSRGKEDTPEKRARFEAEVATMTERWGPELRNDPYYNPNLARAKALFRLW; encoded by the coding sequence GTGACAGGCCAGACCGTTTCCCCCGCCGCGCCCACTCATGCGCCCCTGCGCGCGCCCTTGCGCGCCTCGCTCCGCCTCGGGCGCGGGCGCCTCGTCGCGCGGGATTTCGCCCGGGTCCGGCTCGAATTCGGGGTCGAGGCCCTGAGCCTCGACGTGGCGGATCTCGGCCTCGGCGCGCGCTGGGTCTCCATCGCCTTCAAGGACGAGAACCACGGCGCCTTCAGCCGGGTCGAGCTGAGCGCGGTCGCCGAGGGGACGGACGGGCCGCAGGGCACCAGCCTGTCGGAGCGCGCCTTCGGCCACGGCCGCTTCACCTGGCTCGGGCGGCTGCCCGCCGGCACCACCTCCCTGCGGCTGGCCCCGATGCTCGGGGAGCCGGCGCTCAGCATCGCCGAGTTCACCGTCACCGTGCGAAGCCGCCTCGCCCTCGTCGGCCGGGCGGCCCTGCGCCGGCCGGTCCTCACCGCGAAGGCGCTGTTCTGGCGCGCGGTCGGCAAGCGGGTGCGCTCGCAGCACCGCCTCGCCCGCGCCCTCGTGCCCCCGGGGCTGACCGGGTACGACACCTGGGTCCGCCACTTCGACAGCTTGAGCGAGGCCGACCGGGCCCGCATCGCCGCCGAGGTGGCGCAATGGCGAGATCCTCCGCTGATCTCGGTGGTGATGCCGGTCTACGATCCCGGGCCGAAGGTGCTCGAGGAGGCCCTGCGCTCGGTGCGCGACCAGCTCTACCCGCACTGGGAGCTGTGCATCGCCGACGACGCCTCGACCGATCCGGCGGTGCCGCGCCTGCTCGCCCGGGCCGCTTCGGAGGATCCCCGCATCCGCGTCGAGCGCCGGCCCGAGAACGGCCACATCGCGGCGGCCACCAACACCGCGCTCGGGCTGGCGCGCGGCGCCTACGTCGCGTTCATGGACCACGACGACGTGCTGCCCGCCCACGCCCTCTACGAGGTGGGGAAGGCGATCCGGCGCGAGCCCGACCTCGACCTGATCTACAGCGACGAGGACAAGATCGACGCGACCGGGCGGCGGTTCGAGCCCCACTTCAAGGGCGACTGGAACCCGGAGCTCCTCTACGGCCAGAACTACCTCAACCACCTGACGGTGGTGCGCCGCAGCCTGGTCGAGGCGGTGGGGGGCTTGCGCCCGGGCTTCGAGGGCAGCCAGGATCACGACCTGCTGCTGCGCCTGAGCGACCGGCTCGATCCCGCCCGCGTGCGACACCTGCCGGTGATCCTCTATCACTGGCGCACCGCGATCGGCTCCGGCACCTTCTCGGACGCGTTCCTGGCCCGGGCCGAGGCGGCACGCCTCAGGGCGCTCGAGGAGCTGGTCGCGCGGCGCGGCTGGCCGCACCGGGTCGAGCGCGGGCCCCTCGGCTTCAACCGGCTGGTGCGCGCCCTGCCCGATCCGGCGCCGCGGGTCTCGGTGATCATCCCGACGAAGGACCGGGCCGAGTTGCTGCGCGTCGTCCTCGACGGGCTGCTCACGGGCACCGACTATCCCGACATCGAGGTCGTGGTGGTCGACAACGGCAGCACCGAGCCCCCGGCCCTGGCGCTCCTGGAGGAGGCCGCCGCCGATCCGCGGGTGCGGGTGCTCTCCCGCCCCGGCCCGTTCAACTTCTCGGGCCTGTCGAACGACGGGGCCGCGGCCGCGAGCGGCCCCCTGCTCCTGTTCCTCAACAACGACATCGAGATCGCCGAGCCGGGCTGGATGACCGAGATGGCCTCGATCGCGGTCGAGCCGGCGGTCGGCGCGGTTGGCGCCAAGCTGTCCTACCCGGACGGCACGCTGCAGCACGGCGGCGTGGTGCTGGGGGTGGGCGGCGTCGCCGGCCACAGCCACCCCGATATCGGTCCCGACGATCCGGGCTATTTCGGCCGCATGGTGATCGCGCAGGAGGTCTCGGCGGTGACCGGCGCCTGCCTGATGATGCGGCGGGAGGTGTTCGAGGCGGTGGGCCGCTTCGATGCCGAGTGCCTGGCGGTGGCCTTCAACGACATCGATCTCTGCCTGCGGGTGCGCAAGGCCGGCTACAGCGTGATCTGGACCCCGCACGCCGCCCTGACGCACCACGAATCGAAGAGCCGCGGCAAGGAGGACACGCCCGAGAAGCGCGCCCGCTTCGAGGCCGA